The Kitasatospora albolonga nucleotide sequence GACGGGAACGCCGGTGTCGACGGTGACCTGGGTGAGGCCGACGGTGACGCCCTGGGACACGTACTCGAAGTGGGGGGTGCCGCCCCGGATGATCACGCCGAGGGCGACGATCGCGTCGTAGCCCCGGCCGGCGAGCACCTTGGCGACGACGGGCAGCTCGAAGGAGCCGGGGACGCGGAGCAGGGTCGGCTCGTCGATGCCCAGCTCGTGCAGGGCGCGCAGGGCGCCGTCGACGAGACCGTCCATGACCTTCTCGTGCCACTGCGCCGCGATGACGGCCACCCGCAGGTCGGAGCAGTTGCGTACGGACAGTTCGGGTGCACCCTTGCCGCTCATGGTTCTCCTGATCGCTGGTTGAGAGGTGTTCGTTACTGGTTGGCGCAGGGCGACGCGGGGGCGCCGTCGAGCCAGGGCAGGTCGTGGCCCATGCGGTCGCGCTTGGTGCGCAGATACCGCAGATTGTGCTCACCGGCCTGCACGGGCATGGGCTCGCGGCCGGTGACGGCGAGTCCGTGGCGCAGGACGGCCTCGGTCTTGTCGGGGTTGTTGGTCATCAGCCGCAGGCTGCGTACGCCGAGGTCGGCGAGGATCTGGGCGCCCGCCGCGTAGTCGCGGGCGTCGGCGGGCAGGCCGAGCTCCAGGTTGGCGTCCAGGGTGTCCACGCCGCGCTCCTGGAGCTCGTACGCGCGGAGCTTGGAGAGCAGGCCGATGCCGCGCCCCTCGTGGCCCCGGAGGTAGACGACGACGCCCCGGCCCTCCTCGGTGATCCGGCGCATGGAGGCGTGCAGCTGGGGGCCGCAGTCGCAGCGAGCGGACTGGAAGATGTCGCCGGTCAGGCACTCGGAGTGGATGCGGACGAGGACGTCCTCGCCGCCGTTCCCGGTGACATCGCCGTGGACGAGGGCGACGTGTTCGACGCCGTCGACGGTGGAGCGGTAGCCGTACGCGGTGAAGTCGCCGAACGCGGTGGGCAGGCGGGTGGCGGCCTCGCGGCGGACGGTGGGCTCGGCGCTGCGGCGGTAGGCGATCAGGTCCTCGATGGAGATGATCGTCAGGCCGTGCTTGCGGGCGAAGGGGATCAGCTCGGGCAGCCGCAGCATGGTGCCGTCCTCCCCCGCGATCTCCACGATGGCCCCGGCGGGGCGCAGTCCGGCGAGCCGGGCGAGGTCGACGGCGGCCTCGGTGTGGCCGTTGCGGACGAGGACGCCGCCGGAGCGGGCGCGCAGCGGGAAGATATGGCCGGGGCGGACGAAGTCGGCGGGGCCCGCGACGCCGCCCGCGAGCATCCGGAGGGTGGTGGCGCGGTCGGCGGCGGAGATGCCGGTGGTGACGCCGTGGGCGGCGGAGGCGTCGACGGAGACGGTGAAGGCGGTCTGCATCGACTCGGTGTTGTCGGCGACCATCTGCGGGAGTTCGAGCCGCTCCAGCTCGTCGCTCTCCATGGGCGCGCAGATCAGGCCCCGGCACTCGCTCATCATGAAGGCGACGATCTCCGGGGTCGCCATCTCGGCGGCGATGACGAGGTCGCCCTCGTTCTCGCGGTCCTCGTCGTCCACGACGACGACGGGGCGGCCCGCGGCGATGTCACGGATGGCCTGCTCGACCGGGTCCAGGGAGAGGTCCTCGGCGAGCGGGTCGTGGCCGGGGTGCAGCCAGGTGGGCTGGGCAGTCATGCCGGGGCTCCTTCCAGAGCGGGTGTCCGCGTACGCAGCCACCAGTCGCGCATGCCCCACAGGACGAGGGCGCCGTAGATGATGTAGACGAAGCCGGAGAAGGCGAAGCCGTTGGCGAAGTTCAGCGGGACGCCGACGAGGTCGACCAGGAGCCAGGCGAACCAGAACTCGACCATGCCCTTGGCCTGGGCGTACATCGCCACGATCGTGCCGACGAAGATGTACGCGTCCGGCCACGGGTCCCAGGAGAGCGAGGGGAAGGCGGTGAACAGGCCGCCGACGGCGAGGGTGCCGAGGGCCGCCCCGCCGATCAGCACCCCGCGCTCGCGCCAGGTGGCGAAGCGGACGGCGATGGAGCCGTCCTGGGCCTGCTGCTTGCCCCGGTTCCAGGACTGCCAGCCCCACAGGGCCACGGCGATGACGACGAGCTGCTTGCCCGCGCTGCCGGAGAGGTGCGCGGAGGCGAAGGCGATGAAGAGGATGGCACCGGCGAGGAGCTGGGCGGGCCAGGTCCAGATGGAGCGCCGCCAGCCGAGGGCGAGGGCGGTGAGGCCGATGAGGTTGCCGATCATGTCGGCCCACTTGATGTGCTGGCCGAACACGGTGAAGGCTTCGGAGTTGAGCCAGGAGACGGCGTTCATCGCGGGTCCTGCCCGGGGGCCTGCTCTCCGAGGGGCAGGTGCTGCCCGGCGAGCGGGCCCTGTGCGGACCCGGACCGGTCGCCGAGGAGCCGCTCGACGTACTTGGCGATGACGTCCACCTCCAGGTTGACCGGGTCGCCGGGCTGCTTGTGGCCGAGCGTGGTCAGGGCGAGGGTGGTGGGGATGAGGCTGATGGTGAAGTAATCGGCCGCCGCCTCGACGACGGTGAGGCTGACGCCGTCGACGGTGATGGAGCCCTTCTCCACGACGTACCGGGTCAGCTCGGGCGGCAGGGAGACCTTGACGATCTCCCAGTGCTCGGAGGGGGTGCGCTCCACGATGGTGCCGGTGCCGTCCACATGCCCCTGGACGATGTGTCCGCCGAGCCGCCCGCCGAGCGCCATCGGTCGCTCCAGGTTGACCCGGGAGCCCGTGGTGAGGGCGCCGAGACCGGAACGTTTGAGGGTCTCGGCCATCACGTCGGCGGTGAACTCGCCGTCACCGGTCTCCACGACGGTGAGGCAGACGCCGTTCACCGCGATGGAGTCGCCGTGCTTCGCGCCCTCGGTGACGAGGGGGCCGCGCAGCCGGAAGCGGGAGGCGTCGGCGAGCTGCTCGACGGCGGTGACCTCACCCAGTTCTTCGACAATTCCGGTGAACACTCAGTTTCCCTTCCGAGCAGGGGCGGGGGCGGCGGTGATGCGCAGATCGGGGCCGAGGCGGACGGTCTCGGTCACTTCGAGGCGCAACGCCTGCGCGATCGTGGTGATTCCGGCGTCGCCGAGGGCGGCCGGGCCCGCGCCGAGCAGGACCGGGGCGAGATAGCCGACGACCTTGTCGACCTTTCCCGCGGCGACGAAGGCGCCGGCCAGGGTCGGCCCGCCTTCGAGGAGTACGGAGCGGACGCCCCGGGTGTGCAGGGCGCCGAGGAGGGCGTCGAGGTCCAGGCCGGGGCCGGTGGCGGCGCGGGGCAGCCGCAGGACGACATCCTGCGGGAGGTGGTCGGCGGGTGCGTCGCCGGCGACCGCGATGAGCGTGGGCGCGGTGGCGTCCAGGACCCTGGCGCCGGGCTTGACGGCCGTGGCGTTCGTGTCGACGACGACGCGCAGGGGCTGGGTGGCGCCGTCGATGCCGCGTACGCCCAGCTGGGGGTCGTCGGCGCGGGCGGTGCCGGAGCCCACGAGCACCGCGTCGGCCTCGGCACGGAGCCGGTGGACGTCGGCGCGGGCCTCGGGGGAGGTGATCCAGCGGCTGGTGGCGTCGGCGGCGGCGATGCGGCCGTCGAGGGTGGCGGCGTACTTCCACAGGACGTACGGGCGGCCGAGGCGCACCGAGGTGAGCCAGGCGGCGTTGCCCGCCCCGGCCTCCTCGGCGAGGAGCCCCTGCTCGACCTGGAGCCCGGCCGCGCGCAGGGTCTCGGCACCGCCGGTGGCCCGCGGGTCCGGGTCGCCGACCGCGTACACGACCCGGCTGATCCCGGCGGCCAGGAGTGCCTGGGCGCAGGGGCCGGTGCGGCCGGTGTGGTTACAGGGTTCGAGGGTGACGTAGGCGGTGCCGCCCCGGGCCCGCTCACCGGCCGCGCGCAGGGCGTGGACCTCGGCGTGCGGCCCTCCGGCGCGCTGGTGGAAGCCTTCACCGGCCACGGCTCCGGAGGCGTCGGTGATCACGCATCCGACGACCGGATTGGGGCTGGTGGAGCCGAGACCGTGCGCCGCGAGCGTGATCGCTCGGCGCATGGCGGTGATGTCGGCTGCGGTGGCCACCGGGTCCTCCTGCCTCTTCGGGCACGGACTCCGGGGCCTGTCGATGACGACAGAATGAAACGGATCGCCGGGGCAGACGCCGAGAACCGAAGAAGGGACGCAGGGGTCCGGCGAAACCCGGCCATGCGTCCGCCTACGGCGGCGTACCCGATGACGAACCGCCGCGCACTGCCTCCCATCCGGACTTTAACCGTCGGTCCAGGAATCCCACCTGGTCAACCGGCCGCTGGCTGCGGACGGGTCGCGGACTATAACCGCCGGTTCGGAATTGCACCGACCCCGGAGTGCGCTGCTACTGGTACGGAACCAGTCTGCCACGGACGCTCCTCGGCCATGCGGGTGAGCACTGTGTCCTGGGTCACAGATGCATGGCTCATTCCCATCGTTTCAGTCGACTAGAAACCGACTAGCGGGCTCGACAACGTAGTCATTCAGAAAGTTGAGCGATGAAGGTCCAGACCTATTGACGCACTGGTCTAGTCCTCTTAATCTCTGCGTCACCTCCGAGGTTCGGTCCCAACGGTGATGCGCACACCGGGACCCCGACACGACCCACCCCCTTTAGCCAGTTGTGTTCTGCCGACCTCCACAGGAGGAACGACCACATGCTGTCCCCCACCCGAGCGAGAGCCACGCTCCTCGCCGCAGGCGCCGCGATCGCCGGCCTGCTCATGACCTCCCTCGCGGCCACCCCGTCGGCCGCCGCCACCGACCACGAGTCCTGTCGCCCGGACGGGCTGTACAAGACGCCCGGGGTCAACACCCCGTACTGCACCGTCTACGACACCGACGGCCGCGAGAAGATGGGCGACGACCACCAGCGCCGCGTCATCGGCTACTTCACCAACTGGCGTACCGGCAAGGACGGCAAGGACGCCTACCTGGTCCCCAACATCCCCTGGACCAAGGTCACCCACCTCAACTACGCCTTCGCGCACGTCGACAGCTCCAACAAGCTGTCGGTCGGCCCCGACAGCCCGGACAACGCCTCCACCGGCATGACGTGGCCCGGTGTCGCGGGCGCCGAGATGGACCCGGCGCTCCCCTACAAGGGGCACTTCAACCTGCTGACGAAGTACAAGAAGCAGTACCCGGACGTGAAGACCCTGGTCTCCGTGGGCGGCTGGGCCGAGACCGGCGGCTACTTCGCCCCGGACGGCACGCGCGTCAACTCCGGCGGCTTCTACTCGATGGCCACCAACGCCGACGGCTCGGTCAACACGGCGGGCATCAACACCTTCGCCGACTCGGCCGTCGCCTTCATCAAGAAGTACGGCTTCAACGGCGTCGACATCGACTACGAGTACGCGACGTCCATGAAGGACGCGGGCAACCCCATGGACCACGCGCTGGCCAACGGGCGCCGCGCGGGCCTGGTCAAGGGCTACGACGTCCTCATGAAGACGCTGCGCGAGAAGCTCGACCGCGCGGGCGAGGCCGACGGCAAGCACTACCTGCTGACCGTCGCCGCCCCTTCCTCCGGCTACCTGCTGCGGGGCATGGAGACGTACCAGATGCAGAAGTACCTGGACTACGTCAACATCATGTCCTACGACCTGCACGGCGCCTGGAACGAGTACGTCGGCCCGAACGCCACCCTGTTCGACGACGGCAAGGACAACGAGCTGGCGCAGGCGGGCGTGTACACCACCTCGCAGTACGGCGGTGTCGGCTACCTCAACACCGACTGGGCCTACCACTACTTCCGCGGCTCCATGCCGGCCGGCCGCATCAACATCGGCCTGCCGTACTACACCCGCGGCTTCAAGAACGTCCAGGGCGGCACCAACGGTCTGTGGGGCAAGGCCGCCGCGACCAACTGCCCGGCCGGTTCCGGTCTGACCAAGTGCGGTGACGGCGCGGTCGGCATCGACAACCTGTGGCACGACAAGGACGACAACGGCCAGGAAGCCCCGGCCGGTTCCAACCCGATGTGGCACGCGAAGAACCTGGAGAAGGGGATCGTCGGCGACTACCTCACCGACTACGGCTTCCCCGCGAACACCCAGCTGACCGGCTCCTACGTCCGCAACTACGACTCGACGCTCACCGCCCCGTGGCTGTGGAACGCCCAGAAGAAGGTCTTCCTCTCCACCGAGGACGAGCAGTCGGTGAAGGCCAAGGCCGACTACGTGGTCGACAAGGGCATCGGCGGCACGATGATCTGGGAGCTGGCGGGCGACTACCAGTGGAACGCGGCCAAGGGCCAGTACGAGAACGGCAACACGCTGACCACCGCGATGTACGACGCCTTCAAGTCGGCGACCCCGTACGGCGCGAAGCGCTCCACGATCGACCTGCCCACCGAGGCCGTCGACATCGACGTCTCCTTCGGACAGTTCGCGCTCGGTGACTCCAACTACCCGATCAGCCCCAAGCTGAAGATCACCAACAAGACCCAGGCCACGCTGCCCGGCGGCACGGAGTTCCAGTTCGACTACGCCACCTCGGCCCCGGCCAACGCCAAGGACCAGTCCGGCTTCGGTACGTCGATCATCCGCAGCGACCACACCGCGGCCAACAACATCGGCGGCCTCAAGGGCCTGTACAACCGGGTCTCCCTGAAGCTCCCGGCCTGGCAGACCCTGGCCCCCGGCGCCTCGGTGGAGCTGGACTTCGTCTACTACCTGCCCACCTCCACCCCGTCCAACTGGACCGTGACCTTCGGCGGGAAGACCTACTCCCTCGCCGGTGACCTGGCCCGCGGCACCACCCTGGTCGAGCCCGGCACCGGCACCAACCCGACGCCGACCCCGACCCCGACCGGCCCCACCCCCACCCCGACCCCGACGGCCCCGGGCGGTGAGTGCACGGCCCCGCCGTGGAACGCAGACACCGCGTACAACGGCGGCGCCGTCGTCAGCCAGGACGGCCGCCAGTGGAAGGCGTCGTGGTGGACGAAGGGCGAGAAGCCCGGCACCACGGGCGAGTGGGGCGTCTGGAAGGACCAGGGCGCCTGCTAGATCCCGTACGGGGGTGAGCACATCGCCCCCGTGACCTCCCCGCACCACAGGTGAAGCCCCGGCAGCCGCTGCCGGGGCTTCCCGCGCTCCCGCCGCGGTGCCGCGCCGCCGGGCCCCGACACCGCGCGGCCCTACGGCGGCTCAGCCCCCCGGCGCGAACAGCGCGTCCTGGGCCGCGTCCCGGGCGGCGAGCAGCGCCCCGCGCAGTACGGCCCCGTCCCCCAGCGAACCGGCCCTGACCTCGGTACGCAGCGGTGACATCCGGGCGAGCCGCTCCTCCACCCGGGCGGCAAGCGCGGGCCCGCCCGCCTGGCCGACCGCGCCCGCCAGGAGGACGCAGCCGGGGTCCAGGACCGAGACCACGGCGGCGGCCCCGAGGGCGAGACGGTCGGCCAGTTCGCCGAGGAAGGGCTCCCCCCGCTCCCCCGCCTCCAGCGCGGTGCGTACGGCGGCCGCGGCGGAGGCGTCCGGCGGGGCCTGTCCGGACAGGCCGATGCCGTGCCGGGCGGCCAGCGCGCAGATGGCCGCCGAACCGGCCAGGGAGAAGAACCCGCCCGCGCAGTCGACGGCCGAGGGCAGCCCGCCCGCCCCCGGCACCGGCAGGAAGCCGATCTCCCCCGCGCCCCCTGAGGCGCCCTGCCGCAGCCTGCCGTCCAGCATGACGGCGGCCCCGATGCCCTGGCCCAGCCAGATCAGGACGAAGGTCTCCCGGTCGGCGGCGGCCCCCGCCCGGTGTTCCGCGACGGCGGCGAGATTGGTCTCGTTCTCGACCAGTACGGTCGCGGGCAGCCGCTCCTGGAGCACCCGGACCAGATCCCGGTGCCAGGCGGGCAGCCCGGAGCTGTCCCGCAGCTCGCCGGTGGCCGGGTCGATCAGCCCCGGGGCCCCGATGCCGACGCTGTGCAGGGGGACGGACCCCGCCTCGCGGGCGGTGCGCTCCAGCAGGGCGACGGACTGCTCGACGGCGGCCCCGGTCCCGGTGCCGTCCGCGATCGGCAGGGCCGCCTCGGCGAGCGTGGCCCCCAGCAGATCGGCGACGACCACGGAGACGCTTCCGGTGCGTACGTCGAGGGCGGCGAGGTGGGCCCGGTCGGCGACGATCCCGTACAGCTTCGCGTTGGGGCCCCGGCGGACGGCCCCGGACTCGCCGACGACATGGATCAGCCCGGCGTCCCCGAGCCGTTCGACCAGATCGGCGACCGTGGGGCGGGAGAGCCCGGTCAGGGTCTTGAGCTGCGCGGCCGTCAACGGGCCGTCCTGCTGGAGCAGTCGCAGGGCGAGCCGGTCGTTGATGGCCCGAGCCGTGCTCGGTGATGCGGGCATACCGCGATCCTTCCAGATCACTGCGAGCCTCTTCCCCGGGTCGACGGCGAGGGCTGCCCGAAAGAACTATTTATCAGGCAGGGTTCCTGATAGTTTACGCGACGCAGTCCGGCTGCCTCGCGACGCAGGCCGGCACTCTCAGGGGAGGGCACAGCCCGTATGACGAAGGAACCGGCCGTCACGGCCTACGGCAGGGAGCGGGTGAGGCGGGCCCGGTACGCCGTCGCCGCCGTCTTCACGGTGCACGGGGCGGTGACCGGCAGCTTCGCGACCCGGGTGCCCTGGATTCAGGACCACGCGGGGGTGAGCGCGGGGCAGTTGGGGCTCGCGCTGGCCTTCCCGGCGATCGGCGCCTCGATCGCGATGCCGCTGGCGGGCCGGATCAGCCACCGCTTCGGCGCCCGGACCGCCCTGCGCGGACTGCTCACCCTGTGGACGCTGGCGCTGATCCTGCCCGCGCTGGCGCCAAACCTGCTGACGCTGTGCGCCGCCCTGTTCGTCTACGGGGCGACGGCGGGCATGTCCGACGTGGCGATGAACGCCCTGGGCGTGGAGGTGGAGAACCGGCTCGAAAAGTCGATCATGTCCGGGCTGCACGGGATGTGGAGCGTGGGCGCGCTGATCGGTTCGGCGGCGGGCACGGTCGCCGCGCACATCGGCGCCGACGCCCGGCTCCACCACACGATCGCCGCCCTGGTGCTGACGGCGCTGGGGCTGCTCGCCTGCCGGGGCGTGCTGGACCTGCGCGGCGAGCCGGACGAGGAGCCGCCGCCGCGTTTCACGCTGCCGCCGAAGTCGGCGCTGATCATCGGGGCCGTCGGCTTCTGCGCGGTGTTCGCGGAGGGGGCCAGCCTGGACTGGTCGGCGGTCTACCTGCGGGACGTCCTGGGCAGCTCGGACGGGGTCGCGGCGGCCTCCACCACGGCCTTCGCCCTGACGATGGCGGTGGCGCGGCTCGCCGGGGACCGGATCGTCGACCGGTTCGGCGCGGTGCGGACCGTACGGGTGGGAGGGGCGCTGGCCACCGCGGGCGGGCTGCTCGTGGTGTTCTCGCCGTCCCCGGCGGCGGCGCTGGGCGGGTTCGGGCTGCTGGGGCTCGGTGTGGCGGTCGTGGTGCCGCTGGCCTTCGCGGCGGCCGGGCGCAGCGGGCCCAACCCGAGCCAGGCCATCGCGGGCGTCGCCACCATCACGTACACCTCCGGTCTGATCGCCCCCTCGGCGATCGGGGCGCTGGCGGAGACGACCTCGCTGGTGGTCTCCTTCGGCGTGGTGACCGCGCTGGCGTTCGGCCTGGTGCTGGGGGCCGGGGTGCTGCGGGCGGGCGACCGGAAGGTCACCGGTTCCGGCTCGGCGGTGGGCGGTACGGCGGCGAAGAGCCCGTCCGGGAGCTGAGCCCGCCCCGGCGGCGGGGCGGGCCGCCGCACCATTACCATGGCGCTGATCTTTTCCGCAGGTGAACACCGCACACCGGATCGCAGACCGGTCGGCACACCGAGCAGACCTTCAGGGAGCAGACCATGAGCCTCGGCGTGCGCTGGACCTTGCACGGCGACGGGAAGACCCCCGCGCCCGGGGCGGTGGTCCGTCCCGACGAACGGCTCTCCTGGCCCCGTACGTTCGGACTCGGCGCCCAGCATGTGGTGGCGATGTTCGGGGCCTCGTTCGTCGCCCCGGTTCTGATGGGGCTCGACCCGAACCTCGCGATCATGATGTCCGGGGTGGCGACCGCGATCTTCCTGCTGGCCACCAAGGGCCGGGTGCCGAGCTACCTCGGCTGCTCGCTCTCCTTCGTCGGGGTCGCGGCCACGATCCGGGCGAGCGGCGGTGACAGCGCGACCATCACGGGTGCGGTGCTGGTGGTCGCCGCCGTCCTGTTCCTGGTGGGCCTCGCGGTGCAGCGGTTCGGCGCGCGGATCATCCACGCGGCGATGCCTCCGGTGGTGACGGGCGCGGTGGTGATGCTGATCGGCTTCAACCTGGCGCCGGTGACCGCGTCGACGTACTGGCCGCAGGACCAGTGGACGGCGCTGGCGGTGATGCTGGTCACCGGCCTCGCCGTGGTGTGCCTGCGCGGCTTCCTCTCCCGGATCGCGATCTTCCTCGGGCTGGTCTTCGGCTATCTGCTCTCCTGGGTGCTGGACCTGGTCTTCGGCAAGATCCACTCCCCGGCGGGCGGCGCGGAGGCCGTCGACCACTGGCGCCTGGACCTCTCCGCCGTCGGCCAGGCCGACTGGATCGGCCTCCCCTCCTTCCACGCCCCGGCCTTCGAGTGGTCCGCGATCCTGGTGGCCCTGCCCGTGGTGATCGCGCTGGTCGCGGAGAACGCGGGCCATGTGAAGGCCGTGGGCGAGATGACCGGCGACCCGCTGGACGACAAGCTCGGCACCGCCATCGCGGCGGACGGCGCGGCGTCGATGCTCTCCACCGCCGTGGGCGGCCCGCCCAACACCACGTACTCCGAGAACATCGGTGTGATGGCCGCGACCCGCGTCTACTCCACGGCCGCCTACTGGGCGGCGGCCTGCTTCGCGCTGCTCTTCGGCCTCTGCCCCAAGTTCGGCGCGGTCGTAGCCGCGATCCCGGGCGGGGTGCTCGGCGGCATCACCGTGATCCTGTACGGGATGATCGGCCTGCTCGGCGCCCAGATCTGGCTCAACGGCCGGGTGGACCTGCGCAATCCGCTCAACCTGGTCCCGGCCGCGGCGGGCATCATCATCGGCGTCGGCGGGGTCAGCCTGAAGATCACCGACAACTTCGAGTTGGGCGGCATCGCGCTCGGCACCCTCGTCGTGATCACCGGCTACCACGTGCTGCGCGCCTTCGCCCCGGCCCACCTGAAGGGCGGGGAACCGCTGCTGGACGCCGGGACGTCGGCGTACGACGAGGGCTCCGGGCGCGAGAAGCACTGACCGTACGGGCGCGGCCCGGGATTCAGCCGGTGGCCAGGGCGTACGCGTACTCCGGGGTGAAGGAGCCCGCCGCGCCCGAGCAGCCGTCGGACTCCCCCGGCAGCTTCACCCACAGATACGCGTCGATCCCGCTCTCACCGGTCCGGGTCGTCGGGGGCTGCCCCAGCGCCCGGCCCGCCGGGTCGCACCACTGGCCCGCCGCCGGGGCGCCGTTGCCGTTGCGGCTGGTGTCGATGACAGCGCCGAGACCGGGCGGGCCGCCGAGCGCCGCCAGGACCCGGCGGGCGTAGGCGGTCTCGTCGGCGGTGCGGTGGAAGTTGGCCACATTGGTGAAGATGCCGTCGCCGCTGGTGGCCGCCCCGGCCGCCCGGAGCGCCGCCGCCTGTTTCGCGGGGGCGTGCCAGCCGGAGTGGCCGCCGTCGAAGTAGACCCTGGCCTGCGGGTTGGCGGCGCGCAGGGTGTCCCCGGCGCGGGCCAGCGCGGCGAAGCGGGCCGCGCGTTCCGGTGCGGTGAGGCAGTCGGAGAGGGCGATGGCGTCCGGCTCCAGGATGATGATCGCCGGGCCCGCGCCGAGCCCCTGGGCGAACTCCCCTATCCAGGTGCCGTACGCCGCGAGATCCGGCGCCCCGCCCTGCGAGGCCCCGCCGCAGTCCCGGTCGGGGATGGCGTACGGCACGAGCACCGGGGTCCGTCCGGCGGCGGCCGCGCCCCGGGTGACGGCGCGGACCTGTCCGGCGATCTCCCCCGGGTTGTGGGCCGCGAACCAGACCGCCGCCGGCTGCGCCGCGATCCGGGACTCGATCAGCGGGCGGCGCGGGTCGTCGGGGTGGGCCCGTACCCAGTCCAGGACCTGGGAGCGCGGGTGGCGGAAGAGGCGGTTCCGCGGGGCCGGGGCGGGTGCGGGCGCGGGAGTCACCGCCGTGGGCGCGGCGCTCGTACGGGAAGCGGCGGGCGACGGGGGCGGTGACGGCGGCCGGGTCGGCGCGGGGGCGGTGGAGGGGGACGGGGGCGCGGTGGGCGGCGCGGTCGTGGGGGTCGGCACGGCGGGCAGCGGCTGGAGGACCGGCGGAGGCGTCGGTTCCGGGACGGCCGTGGTCCGCCGCTCGTCGTGCCCGGCGTCGATCAGCCCGGCCGTGGCCCCGATCGCCACGACGGCCGACGCGACGGCCAGCAGTCCGTGCCGACGGGCGGCCCGTCGGCGTTCCCGGTGTGCGATGCGGTGTTGCGCGCGTATGCCCGGCACTCCTCGATCCCCTTTTCCGGCACCGCCGTTCGCCCGTTCCGATGAACCTGCGGCCGGTCGGTGCCAGGGCGAGCCTATGACTGGGACGCTCCGCACATGGCGCAGATCGAACAGTTCACGGAACCGGCCGGACCCGGCACCCTGGGGGCGGGCGCACCGCCGGTGATCGAACGGATGCGGGCGTTCCGCTCGCGGTGGCCGTCCGGGGACGGGGTCGCGGTCTTCAACCGGGTCTATCTGACGGCCGTCGGGACCACCGCCCCGGAACGCGGCTGCGACGGCCCCGGAGCCGCCACCGCGCTGGGTGCGCACCTCACCGGGCGCTATCTGTCGGCCCTGGACACGGTGGCGGCGGGAGGCCGCCCGCCGGAGTGCTGGCGTCCGCTCGTCCAGTACCGGCACCATCCCGGCGTACGCCCGGTGCAGTTCGCCCTGAGCGGCCTCCAGGCGCACGTCGGTCACGACCTCGTGCTCGCGGTGGTGGACACCTGTCGTACGCTCGGCTGCGCTCCGCCGGACCTGGAAGGGGAGTTCGAGCGCGTGGGCGATCTCCTCGTGTTGCTGGAGGAGCGCATCCGCGACGATCTGATGCCCGGCCCCGACCTCCTGCGGATCGCGGACCCGCTGACCCATGTGGTGAGCGCCTGGAGCCTGGACCGGGCCCGCGAGGCCGCCTGGACGGCGGCCCTGGCCCTCTGGCGGCTGCGCGGATTCCCCGCGCTGGCCGAGGAGTTCAGGCAGCGTACAGACGCGGGGGCCGGTCTGGTGGGGCGGTTCCTGCTCACTCCGTGCGGCGGCTGAGGGGGCGGTTCCCGAAGGCCCCGTAGTCCCATATCGCTTATCGCTTATCGCTGCCCGGCGCCGGGTCGGCGGGGGCGGGGCGGGACCAGCCCGGCTCCGTACGCGGCGATGGCCGCCTCCACCCGGTTGCGTACGCCCAGCTTGGCGAGCACCGCGCTCACGTGCGCCTTCACCGTGCCCTCGACCAGATGCAACAGGCCCGCGATCTCCGCGTTGGACAGCCCCGCCCCGACTCCGGCCAGCACCTCGCGCTCCCGTTCCGTGAGCCGGTCCAGCGAGCGGTGCGGATGGGCCGCCCGGTGCGCGCGCAGCCCCGCGATGACCCGGCCCGCGACCCGGGGGGACAGATAGGCGCCGCCTGCCCCCACCGCCCGTACCCCGTTGAGCAGTTCCCTCGGGTCGTCCGCC carries:
- a CDS encoding chitinase — translated: MLSPTRARATLLAAGAAIAGLLMTSLAATPSAAATDHESCRPDGLYKTPGVNTPYCTVYDTDGREKMGDDHQRRVIGYFTNWRTGKDGKDAYLVPNIPWTKVTHLNYAFAHVDSSNKLSVGPDSPDNASTGMTWPGVAGAEMDPALPYKGHFNLLTKYKKQYPDVKTLVSVGGWAETGGYFAPDGTRVNSGGFYSMATNADGSVNTAGINTFADSAVAFIKKYGFNGVDIDYEYATSMKDAGNPMDHALANGRRAGLVKGYDVLMKTLREKLDRAGEADGKHYLLTVAAPSSGYLLRGMETYQMQKYLDYVNIMSYDLHGAWNEYVGPNATLFDDGKDNELAQAGVYTTSQYGGVGYLNTDWAYHYFRGSMPAGRINIGLPYYTRGFKNVQGGTNGLWGKAAATNCPAGSGLTKCGDGAVGIDNLWHDKDDNGQEAPAGSNPMWHAKNLEKGIVGDYLTDYGFPANTQLTGSYVRNYDSTLTAPWLWNAQKKVFLSTEDEQSVKAKADYVVDKGIGGTMIWELAGDYQWNAAKGQYENGNTLTTAMYDAFKSATPYGAKRSTIDLPTEAVDIDVSFGQFALGDSNYPISPKLKITNKTQATLPGGTEFQFDYATSAPANAKDQSGFGTSIIRSDHTAANNIGGLKGLYNRVSLKLPAWQTLAPGASVELDFVYYLPTSTPSNWTVTFGGKTYSLAGDLARGTTLVEPGTGTNPTPTPTPTGPTPTPTPTAPGGECTAPPWNADTAYNGGAVVSQDGRQWKASWWTKGEKPGTTGEWGVWKDQGAC
- a CDS encoding ROK family transcriptional regulator, with translation MPASPSTARAINDRLALRLLQQDGPLTAAQLKTLTGLSRPTVADLVERLGDAGLIHVVGESGAVRRGPNAKLYGIVADRAHLAALDVRTGSVSVVVADLLGATLAEAALPIADGTGTGAAVEQSVALLERTAREAGSVPLHSVGIGAPGLIDPATGELRDSSGLPAWHRDLVRVLQERLPATVLVENETNLAAVAEHRAGAAADRETFVLIWLGQGIGAAVMLDGRLRQGASGGAGEIGFLPVPGAGGLPSAVDCAGGFFSLAGSAAICALAARHGIGLSGQAPPDASAAAAVRTALEAGERGEPFLGELADRLALGAAAVVSVLDPGCVLLAGAVGQAGGPALAARVEERLARMSPLRTEVRAGSLGDGAVLRGALLAARDAAQDALFAPGG
- a CDS encoding MFS transporter, producing MTKEPAVTAYGRERVRRARYAVAAVFTVHGAVTGSFATRVPWIQDHAGVSAGQLGLALAFPAIGASIAMPLAGRISHRFGARTALRGLLTLWTLALILPALAPNLLTLCAALFVYGATAGMSDVAMNALGVEVENRLEKSIMSGLHGMWSVGALIGSAAGTVAAHIGADARLHHTIAALVLTALGLLACRGVLDLRGEPDEEPPPRFTLPPKSALIIGAVGFCAVFAEGASLDWSAVYLRDVLGSSDGVAAASTTAFALTMAVARLAGDRIVDRFGAVRTVRVGGALATAGGLLVVFSPSPAAALGGFGLLGLGVAVVVPLAFAAAGRSGPNPSQAIAGVATITYTSGLIAPSAIGALAETTSLVVSFGVVTALAFGLVLGAGVLRAGDRKVTGSGSAVGGTAAKSPSGS
- a CDS encoding nitrate reductase codes for the protein MSLGVRWTLHGDGKTPAPGAVVRPDERLSWPRTFGLGAQHVVAMFGASFVAPVLMGLDPNLAIMMSGVATAIFLLATKGRVPSYLGCSLSFVGVAATIRASGGDSATITGAVLVVAAVLFLVGLAVQRFGARIIHAAMPPVVTGAVVMLIGFNLAPVTASTYWPQDQWTALAVMLVTGLAVVCLRGFLSRIAIFLGLVFGYLLSWVLDLVFGKIHSPAGGAEAVDHWRLDLSAVGQADWIGLPSFHAPAFEWSAILVALPVVIALVAENAGHVKAVGEMTGDPLDDKLGTAIAADGAASMLSTAVGGPPNTTYSENIGVMAATRVYSTAAYWAAACFALLFGLCPKFGAVVAAIPGGVLGGITVILYGMIGLLGAQIWLNGRVDLRNPLNLVPAAAGIIIGVGGVSLKITDNFELGGIALGTLVVITGYHVLRAFAPAHLKGGEPLLDAGTSAYDEGSGREKH